DNA from Opitutales bacterium:
TTGCGTCAAGGATGTCGTAAGCCGGTAAGCTATCCTCATCTTTTTGATCAGGGCGTAATTCTGCCGACGGGGGCTTGGTTATGGTATTCCAGGGTATGATCTCTCTTTCCCTGTTCACATGGCGCGACAGCTCAAACACGATAGTTTTAGGAACGTCGGATATCACAGCGAGGCCACCACACATATCTCCGTAGAGCGTGCAGTATCCCACAGCGAGTTCTGACTTGTTTCCGGTCGTGAGCAACAGGGCGCGGAACTTATTCGACATCGCCATCAATAACAACCCCCTGGAGCGTGCCTGGATATTTTCCTCTGTTACGTCCGCTTCCAGTCCAGCGAACAAGGGCTGAAGAGCAGTGGTAGCCGATTTCACCAGATCAGTGATAGGCACAGGATGGTATTCGATGCCCAGGTTTTTCGCCAATGCTGCCGCGTCGTCTCGGCTGTGCTGGCTAGAAATGGAAGAGGGGAGGCTGATGCCAATGACATTTTCTGGGCCTAATGCGCGCGCGGCGATCGCAGCGGTGAGTGCGGAATCGATACCGCCACTCAGGCCGATCAACGCTTTCGAAAAACCGGTCTTGTGCGCATAATCAAGGAGGCCGAGCGTCAGTGCTGCTAAGAGATCTTCCATGTCGTCAGGAGCTGTTACGTGTCCGTAGTCTTCGCTAGGTTCCTCGGTGTCGATCACCGTAAGTGCTTCCGAGAAAGCGGGAGCGGATCCGAGTAATTTGCCTTGGGCGTCGACGACGAAACTCTTGCCGTCGAAAATGAGCTCATCGTTACCGCCTACAGCATTACAATACACGAGAGACGCTCTAGCCTTTTGAGCAGCATCCTTTACCAAGTCGACCCGGAAGCGATCCTTTGCCAGGTGCCAGGGGCTGGCGGAACAGTTGATGATTAAATCGACCTTAGCATCGGCAAGTCTCTGGACGGGGTCGGTTTGATATCTCTGCGACGTGGGGATGTCAGGGTGCTTCCAGATGTCTTCGCAAATGGTAATTCCGATGCGTTTACCATCGAGTGTGATTATAGGGTTTTCTGTGCCCGGCTCAAAATAGCGGTCCTCGTCGAAGACATCATAAGTGGGTAAGAGCGATTTACAGGTGGTGTTGATGACCGTGCCGTTCTGCATCATGAGCACTGCGTTGTGGCAGGGACGACCCTGCTTTGTTCGGTTTCTTATTACCGTGCCTACTGCGGCGGGTATGTCTCCAACGACCTGTTGAAACTGTGCTGTGTAGGTCTCTACATCCTGAATGAAGCGAGATTTAAACAGTAAATCCCGCGGAGGATAGCCACAGGTTACCAGCTCGGGGAAGACAACGATGGCCGCGCCTTGCGCTACCAGATCTAGGTAGGCCTGCGTCATTTTCTCGCAGTTGCCCGCGAGGTCCCCAACGATTGTATTGATCTGGGCGATCCCTATTCTCATCGCTGTATTTACTCCCAGAGAAAGCTCTTAAATTCACTCAGCTCTGTTCCGGCCTGATCGACAAGCGTAAGCTTCCAAGCGAGGGGGCGCGCATCAGCATCTGGCCAATCGGAGCCAGTCAGTCCGGCGTGAATTTCCCAAGTGTGTTTATCGTGTTTGGGCAGGATGAAGCTATAACTGCGCGGTTCCGCAGAGTAGGGTGTGATGACTTCGAGCTGGAGGCGTGATCCTTCAGGCAGAGTGGTGACCGACCCCTCTAACTCCGCTATAAAATAGAAGCCTTCAGAGTGCTCTTCTTGGGTGCGCACGATGTATCTGCGCTGTTCCGCCTCACCTTTCGAAAAATACGAGCGGACCGTTTTGTAAACCTCAGTTTCTTTGTAACCTTGGGAGACGCGGTTGATGGAAATCGGCTCCTTTGCTTGAAGGATAGGGGCTGACACGATGATGAACAAGGCAGTGAATATAAATCTTACCATGGTGATCGGGTAGGACGTTGACGGATAAACTCGAAAGTATAGGACGGAAGTTCTTCGATAAAACGAGACGGAGCAAGACGGGTAGCCGGACCGCGACCGAGAGAGAGGAGTGGATAAGTAAGGTATAACTCATCCATAGCACGCGTAAGGGCCACATAAAAAAGTCGGCGTTCCTCATCCATATTGTCTTCTTCGATGGAGCGGCGTGTCGGAAATAGGGAGTCCGCACACCCGATGACGATCACGACGGGATATTCCAGGCCCTTTGCTTGGTGGATTGTTGTGAGTCGAACCTTGTCTTCATCTGAGTCATCTGACGATTTATCACCGGTTTCTGATGAGAGTAAAACGAGCTCTGCGAGCAGTTCGTTTATATTCTCATATTGCCGAGCGAACTGAGCAAGCGACTCGAGGTCTTCCTGACGCTGGTCGGCATTGTCATAGGAGCGAATGAGATAGTCCGCATACCAGCCGTGATGGATGGCTGCAGTGATCGCAGAAGGATCCTCGCCTTCTTGCATCATGTGATACGCATCGGTGAGCGTCTGCGCCAGTTGGATATACTCCTCGCGAGCATCTTTGGGTGCTTTGGCGATGATTGCATTATTGAGTAGTATTGATGCGCCGGAGACCTCGTTTTTCTCCGCGAGTTCGCGAATGAGGGTATGAAGTTTTCGAGCAGAGACGTCGCCGACCTTCGGCAACAGTTTGATAAAGCGGAGGAATGCTGTGTAATCGAGGGGGTTTACAATGAAACGGAGTTGAGCTGTGAGATCGCGCACATGAGCCTGTTCGAAGAAGCGCACGCCGCTGGTTATGATGAAGGGGACGCCTGCCTTGGATAGTTCCATTTGAAGTTCCATCGCGTGGAAATGCGAACGATAGAGGATGGCAACATCTCCTAATGACCGTCCTTCCTCATGGAGCGCTGATAGGCGGTGAATGACCCAACGCGCTTGCTGCTGGGTGTCCACGAAAGGCATGATAACGGGAGTCATGTTCGCCTCACGAACGGGGACGAGCGTTTTGGCATAGCCCGAGCCGGCCGGCTGATTGGCGAGTACGGCATTCGCCATTTTCAGGATCTCCGGTGTGCTCCGGTAGTTGGTTTCGATCTTGATGATACGTGTTTCTGGATGGCGCTGCGGGAACGTGAGGATGTTATCAAAATCCGCTCCACGCCATGTGTAGATGCATTGTGCATCGTCTCCAACGGCCATGATGTTGTGCTCGCCAGCAACGGTGTCTACGATTGCCGATTGGAGATAGTTGGTGTCTTGATACTCATCGACGAGCACGTAGCGAAATTGATTCTGACAATACACCCGTGCCGTCTCGTCCTCCTTGAGGAGCCGTAGCCATTCGGTCAAGAGGTCATCATAATCGGCTACCTGATCCGCTTTTTTCTGTTTTTCATAGGCTTCAGCAAACAGTTTGATGGATCCTGGCAATTGCGGAGAAAAGAGTCCGTAGCGCTCTTGGGCGAGTATGGCTGGGTCTTGCCCGGTATTGCGCGCATAGCTGATCAAGCTGTGGATGACGGCGGGCTTCGGATTGCTCTTGTTTTTCAGAAAGTCTTTATCGAGATCCTTGATGACGGCAGAGAGTAGGCCGTGAGCGTCGTCTTGATCCATAATGTTGAAGGAAGACTTGAGCTCCACGCTATCGCCAAATTTCCGCAAAAGCCGATTGCCAATCGAATGAAACGTCCCTCCCCAAAATTGCTTTTTTGAAACGCCCGTTAGGTCTTCGACACGATCGAGCATCTCCTTGGCTGCTTTGTTGGTGAATGTGAGGAGTAATATATTCCAAGGAGCGACGCCTTTATGCAGAAGGTAAGCCACGCGATAGGTAAGGGTGCGCGTTTTGCCGGAACCGGCTCCAGCAAGGACGAGACAGGGTCCTTTAGGCGCTGTCACTGCCTCATACTGTTCGTCATTCAACTCCGCTCTAAAATCGATGGGCGGCAAGTCTGCGGGGACAGGCGGTTTGGAGAAGTTTTGGAAAGAAGGAAAAGCCATGTGGGAACACCGATAAGAAAGAGGGGGCAAGATGAAGTTTCAAGCTCAGCGCCAGACCTGAGATCACAGCACCACCATCGTATCGCGATGGACGACTTCAAGGCGGCGACGGCGGGGAAAGATACTTTGGATGTCCGTGGTGCTCAGGCCGGCAATCTGTTGTAGATGGATGTGACTGAACTGACTGATCCCTCGGGCAAAGGGTTGACCTCTAGAATCGATGATTTCTACCACATCGTTGATCGAGAATTCGCCGTCGACATGCGTGACCCCCTTGGCAAGCAGGCTACTCTGTTTGTTGACTAGAGCTTCACGAGCGCCTGCGTCGACGGTGACTTTTCCTTTTGGTTTTTCAAAGAATGCTATCCAGCGTTTTCGACTCCCTATGGCGTCGCCGTGAGGGACGAAAAACGTGCCCTCAGGCGGGTTGAGGGGCGTATCAAACCAGAGCGATAAGATATGGTCGAGGCGACCGCTTCCGATAAAAACGCCGCAGCCTGAGCGTGTGGCGATACCGGCAGCAGTGATTTTAGATATCATACCTCCGACAGCGGTGGGTGATGCTGTTGTGCCGGCCATGCCTTCGATTTCTTTGGAGATCTCGTCGACGACGGGTACGACCTTCCCGGTCCCTGTTATGTCGATGAGTCCGGGAGCCGTGGACAGAATAAACAGCTGGTCGGCTTTGGTGAAACTCGCTACAAGGGCAGACAGCACGTCATTGTCGCCAAACTTGATTTCTTCAGCGCTCACTGAATCGTTTTCGTTTATGATCGGAACGATTCCCCGTGATAAGAGCATGTCTAGCATGTTGCGGGTGTTAATGTGTCGCTCACGCTCGCGGACGGCATCGTGCGTAAGTAAGACCTGCGCGCCCCGTATTTTGTGGCGATCCAGACCTTTGCGCCATGTGTCGATTAGGGTGCTCTGTCCAATCGCGGCGCAGGCCTGGAGTAGGGGAATATTTTCGGTGGGTCGGGCATTGAGGCCCAGGGTTCCCATCCCTAAGCCAATGGATCCGGAGCTGACTACGATGACGTCGATATTTCTACGGCGCAGATCAGCGATTTGGTCACAAAAATGGTAAATGCGCTCAGTATCCAGCTCGCCGATACCTCGTGTGAGGATGCCGGTCCCACACTTAATTACAACGCGTTGGATATTTTCTCTGATTGAGGCCATTTATGGAAAAGCCAGGGTGGCAATACCCTGGCTGTTTTTCTCAATATGAGGTGTCGATTGTGAATGAGATAGCAGCTTGAGCTAGACGGTCATGAGGTCTGCTTCCTTTTTCTTCAACTGATCTGCGATGGCTGCAGTCGCGGTATCAGTCAATTTCTGGACGTCCTTTTCAAAACGCTTTAGATCATCTTCAGAAATTTCCTTAGCCTTTTCAGCTGCCTTGAGGCTGTCCATTGCATCGCGCCGCACCTGACGCGCACGCACGCGACCTTCCTCGGCGATTCCATGGGCCACTTTCACCAAATCCTGACGACGTTCTTTACTGAGTTCGGGAATGGGGACTTGGATCGATTGACCCATGACGTTTGGGTTGAAGCCCAGGTTTGCGGCAATGATGGCCCGTTCGACGTCTTTGATGACGCTCTGGTCCCAGGGCTGAATCTTGATCAACCGGCTGTCTGGTGTGGTGATCGCCGAAATATCCCGCAATTTTACAGTCGAGCCGTAGGCTTCGACAGAAATGCCGTCGACCATGCTTGGCGAAGCCTTGCCGGTGTGGATATTTGCGAATTCTTTTTGAGTGAACTCAGTGGCCTTAGACATGCCGTCGTCGGCTTTTAGGATTATTTCGTCAGCGTCCATTGGAGGAATTATGAAGGTTGAGGGATAGGGTATGAAAGAAGAAAAGCTGCCTTACCCATCTGTGCAGAGGGTGCCGATCTTTTCGCCCATCACGGCGCGGAGAATGGCATTTTCTTCTTTGATGCCAAAAACCATGATGGGCATCTTGTTTTCCATGCAAAGTGAGAAGGCTGTAGAGTCCATGACATTGATCCGTTCCTGAAGAGCCTGGAGGTAGGTGATGTGATCGTATTTGACGGCGTCGTCGTATTTTTTCGGATCCTTGTCGTAAATGCCGTCGACGTTTGTGGCTTTCATGAGCATATCGGCTCCGATCTCACTAGCACGCAGTGCTGCACATGTGTCTGTGGAAAAATAAGGATTACCCGTGCCTGATACAAGGACGATGACGCGCTTTTTTTCCAGGTGACGCACAGCGCGGCGCAAAATGAAACGCTCAGCGAGTCGGTCAATTCCGATAGCGCTCATGACGCGAACGGTGACGTCCATTTTTTCCAGGCAGTCCATGAGCGCTAGGCCGTTGATGACAGTGGCGAGCATCCCCATGTGATCGCCGTTGGACCGGTCTATGCCGCGCTCGGTGCCTGACAGTCCGCGAAATATATTGCCGCCTCCGATGACGATTCCGATTTCGACGCCGAGCTCGTAGACCTCCTTTACCTCGCGGCAAATGTTTTCGAGAATTTCGGGATCGATAGGTTCGCCTGTTGCCTTGTTGAGCAGCGCCTCGCCACTGAGTTTGAGGATAATGCGTTTATATTTTGGCGTGGGATTCCCTGACGACTCGTCACTCATAATGGCGTGGAATCTGGGAACGGGCCATGCAAACGTCAATCGCCGACTCCATCAGCTAGAGCATGTTGAAGGATTTGTGGGCAGCCGGACTCTATTAAGTCGAGTACGCGCTCAAAACCTTCGCCTCCCCCGTAGTAAGGATCGGGTATATCGAGGGTGTCCTTTTCCGGAGAGAAGGAACAGAAAGTCCTCAGCTCAGCGGCATCTTCTCCTGCCGCACTGCGCAGCCTGCTTAGGTCTGAGAAATTATCTCGGTCCATAGCAATAATTAGGTCGAAACGCTGAAAATCCTCGATCTCTACTTGGCGCGCAGAGCCCCTGATTTCGTAGCCGCGACGTTTGCCTGCTGCTTGCATGCGGTGGTCTGGGGCGTTCCCAGTGTGGTAGCCGATGGTCCCTGCCGAATCGACTTCAACGCTATCAGGAGACTGAGATTTTTGGACAAATTCGCGGAATACACATTCGCCGGCAGGAGAACGGCAGATATTGCCCATGCAGACAAACAAGACACGATAGAGGGACATGACCCTTATCAATCGGCATGGTGCTGAGTTAGACAATTCATCAATTGTAGAAAACGTTCACTTTTTAAAAACGGTGACAAAATCGATGAGCTGTGCCCTGTTGTATGGATGGGCAAACAGCTATTAATTCTAGACTGTGATTCTACGCTTACCTCCATCGAAGGTGTAGACGAGTTAGCCCGTTTGAAGGGTGAAGCGGTCTTCCAAGCTTCGGAGGCTTTAACCAATCAGGCAATGGATGGCGAGGTTGCTGTAGAAGACGTTTTTGGAAAGCGGCTCCAGCTTATTCAGCCATCCTTAGAGCACTGCCTAAGGGTGGGCGAGAGCTACATTGAGGAGGTTGAGCCGACCGCACTTGAGTTGGTGCGTGCGGCGCGTGAAGCGGGTTGGGATCTAATCATTTTATCAGGTGGTTTTACTAAAGTGATCGAGCCGCTTGCTCGGTATTTGGGTATCGATCATATCGAGGCCGTGCCGCTCTTCTTTAATATTGATGGAAGTTACAACGGGTTTGATGAGACCTATCCAACCACACGTAGCGGCGGCAAGCCCGAGATCATCAACGAGCTTAAAGAGGACCTGAAACCCCAACGCATTGTTATGGTTGGGGATGGCGTGAGTGACTTGGAAACCCAGGAATATGTGGATCGATTCGTCGGCTTTGGTCGGTTTATGGCAAGAGATCGAGTCAAGTTAAAGGCGAGATACTTTGTGGAATCCCTCAGTGCGGTGATACCTCTTCTGGATTTTTGATCGCGTGGAGTGGCATCTCTTTACCATTGGGAAACCCTCATTGAGCTATGCGCGCGATGGCTATGAGACCTACGCGAAGCGGATTCAGCGCTGGGCTCGTATCCATCATCAACCCTTGCGGAAAAGCCAACAGATCGAAGAATCTAACCAACTGCTGAGTAAGAGCACCGGTATGCTGCGCATTGCATTAGATGAACGGGGTGAGTCTTTGACAACACGGCAGTGGTCCGAGCGAATCAGAGACTTGCATGATCGAAACGTGGGTAGCCGCAGGTTTGCTTTTTTGGTAGGAGGCGCCGATGGGCATACGGAAGAACTATGCCAGTCAGCAGATGCCGTTTGGTCTTTGAGTAGCTTAACCCTTCAGCATGAATTGGCTCTGGTCGTTCTTGCGGAGCAGATCTATCGTGTGCACTCACTCTGGGAGGGCATGCCGTATCATCGTGATTAAGCGCTGAGACGCAGTGCCATTTTGAAAGCGGCGTCAAAGCTCGTCGTCGTCGCCAAGTTCTTTCCAGCGATGGAGAACCCTGTGCCGTGGTCGGGGCTCGTGCGCACGTGGGGGAGGCCGAGTGTGATGTTCACGGCACTATCGAACTCAACCGTTTTCAGGGGGCCGAGGCCTTGGTCGTGATACATGGCAATGACGCCATCGAAGTCACCTTTCAAGTGGCGCCAAAAAACTGTGTCTCCGGGCAAGCATTCAGAAAGGCCAGGGAATTCGGGCCGCAAGTCGTTGAGCCATGGATTGAGCCGGCTGACTTCATCATTACCTAACATGCCCCCTTCTCCGGCGTGTGGGTTGACTCCGCATACTGCGATCCTGGGCTCCGGCTTGCCTTCACTAGTCAAAAGAAAATGGAGATTACGCACCGCGCGTTCTAAACCGGCGAAGGTGATTTCTTTGCCGACTCTGTTCAGGGGACAATGCCATGTCACCAAGGCTATGCGCATGTATTTCCCCGTAAATGCCATGGTGGGCTCACCACCCCATTGATCCGCGAAGAACTCGGTGTGTCCGGGGTAGTCGAACCCGACTTGCTGCATCCACGATTTGGCAATGGGTCCGGTAACGACCGCTCGATATTTGCCCGCAATGATTCCAGTAGCTGCTTCGTAGAGAGCGTCGCGTGCAATGGCCGCACCAGCGGTGTCGGGTTCGCCTGGGTGTATGATATATTCCTTGTCACCAACCGAAACGGCCTGAACTGAATTTGAAACGCGATGCTGCCTGGTCCAGTGGCTAGGCCCAATGATGCAGATATCGTTGTGATGCTGGGGATTGTCGGCCAACCAGTGGGCAATTACTTCTGGGCCCACACCAGCGGGATCGCCACAAGTAACTGCAATGGGTTTTAAATCACGCATAGGGACCTCTCAATTACCTTGTGCCAGGCCATCAAAGATCTCTTCCAAAGCGGCAATTCCTTTGTTCATGACACCGAGATGAAAGCTTTCGTTGGGCGAATGGATACGGTCTTCAGGGGTCGCCAAGCCAACCATGACCGCATCTAAGCCAGCGATGTCGCGGATCTGGCCGATGATCGGAATACTCCCGCCACCACGAATATATAGGGGGCGGCTACCGAAAGCTTTTTCAAACGCATACTCCGCTAATTTAAATGCAGCCGCGAGTACGGGACTTTGGTCCTTAGGAGTATTCTCTCTACCCGGGGGCACGATTAAGTAAGCGGGTGCATCTGCTTTTTCTTTGAAGTGAAGAGTGACGCCATTCGGGGTCCGCGATTCTATGGCAGCGCGCACTTTCGACATGATATCGGCTGGATCCTGGTCTGGAACCAGTCGGCACGTAATCTTGGCAAATGCTTTCGATGGGATGACAGTCTTGCTTCCTGGCCCTTGATAGCCGCCGCCTATGCCATTTATTTCGAGAGTTGGGAGAAAACGAATCGATTCAAACGGAGTCATCCCCTCAGGCGTATAAAATGCCGGGATGCCGAGGAATGCTTGGTAGGCATCCTCATCCTCGGGGAGTTTTTTGAGCTCATCGCGCTCCCAGCCAGGAAATGAGAGTACGCCGTCGTAAAACCCAGGCACATTTACTTTGGCGTCAGAAGTATGAAGAGAGGCGAGAATCTCACTCAGAGCCTGGATCGGATTGAGCAACGCACCTCCGTGTTCTCCCGAGTGAAGGTCCAATTTTGGGCCGACAACCTCGATCTCAAAATCGACTAATCCCCTCAGCTGAGTGGTGATTGCAACCTGGTCGGCAGTGGGGATCGACGTGTCGGAAACGAGCATGAAATCCGCAGATGCCAGAGTGTCCTTAAACTTCTCTAAAACATGAGCGAAGTTTGGGCTGCCGATTTCCTCTTCGCCCTCAATCAACCAGGTGATGCGGAGTGGCAGGTCAGGTTTGCGTTCTAGTACGCGTGCGAGCGCACACATGTGCGTGACGACTTCGCCTTTATTGTCAGCAGCGCCGCGTGCATAGAGACGTTCGCCGCGGATATGAGCTTGGAAGGGTGGGGTCTCCCAGAGTTCAAGCGGCTCTGCTGGTTGGACATCGTAGTGACCATAAATAACGATGTGCGGAGTTTCAGCTGGTAGGTCTGCACCCGTTTGGGCAACGATCACTGGATGCAGGGGTGTTGCAACGGATTCGACGGAAAAACCCAGTTTCTCCAGGTGACGCTCTACAAATTCTCGCGCAAGCACCATGGCCGGTCCACATTCAGGTTGAGTAGATACGCTACCGTAGGAGACGAATTCTGAAAGTAGAGCGACAGGATCGGAAAAAGATGAGTCCATGATATTAGCAAACGCAGCTCACCAGTGAATTCAACGCCGTTATCGATTCCCTGTGTAGGCCTTCAAGTAAATGTCTAGAAATCATTGTGTTCTGGGGCCGCTGCCATAGTCATTTCTGCTATGGATTCAGACCCCGACCCCGTTGAGTATCCGATCACTGAAGAATTGGATCTTCATATGTTTCGTCCGAACGAGGTATTGGACGTATTGCATGATTATCTCGATTTGGCGCGCGAAAGAGGCTTTCAACGAGTGAGAATTGTTCACGGTAAGGGCATTGGAACTCAGCGGACCATGGTTCATGAGGCTCTGGCCAAACGCGACGATGTGACGAGCTACCAATTGGATGACGGGCGTGCCGGTGGTTGGGGGGCGACTTGGGTGGATTTTTAGGAAGCTTTCACCCTCTTTAATGCCCATATCGCATCAAGGTGACACCTGATGGAGGTAAACCCTTATCTATTTGCCTGCTTCGAGAATGAATCAGGTCGTCGCTATAGTCACCTCTGTCACGACCAAGTATGTCGTGTAGGCGATATATGCAGCTAAGAGGAGAGCCCCCTCGTAGCGATTGATGCGACCTGGCTTTCTAAACCCAGCACCGATCGCAAAAAGGGATAGGGTGAGGACCGACATAACTAGCACATCTCGGTTAAAAACAACGGCATCGACAGAAAGGGGATGGATCGAAGCCGCAATGCCCACTACGGCCAGGGTATTGAAAAGGTTAGAGCCCAAAATATTACCCAAAGCGAGGTCGTGTTCGCCTTTCCGCGTTGCGGCAAGGGTTGAAGCAAGTTCAGGCAAAGACGTTCCAATAGCGATCACCGTAAGGCCAATGACTAACTCACTTACCCCAAAGCCTCGTGCTATTTCAGCGGCTCCCCAGACCAGCATGCGAGAACTCGCGATTAAGACAATGAGCCCGAGCACCATGAGAAATATAGCCCGAGATAGCGTTACCGGCTGAGCTTCATCCATCTGTTGGGTAAATTCAGTATTGAGGGTGTCTTTTCGTTTCCGAGTCCCTTGCCATATGGTCCATCCCATCAAAAAGCCGAAAACAACCAGCAAACCGATTCCATCCCAACGAGTTAGCTCAAGATCGGTGACCTGCCAGGCTGCAAAGGCGGTCATAAGGGTCAAGATGGGGAGTTCCTTGCGAAGAATTTGAGAGTGGACGGTGATCGGGCAGAGAATCGCAGTAATGCCTAGGATCAGAGCAATATTTGAAATGTTGGACCCGTAGGCGTTGCCGAGGGCGATTTCGGGGCTGCCTTGAAGTGCTGCGTTGGCGCTCACCACCATTTCTGGTGCAGACGTCCCGAATCCGACAATGACCATCCCAATCAAAAGGGGAGGCATACCTAAGTGTTTGGCTGTTGCGGCAGCACCATCTACAAACCTATCCGCACTCCAAACCAGGAGCCCGAGACCGACTAAAACTGCTATACTCGCCAAAATCATGAAAATCATCCCGTAAAATGGAATTCCGCCTATGAAACGCAGCTCTTCCGTGAGCTGTCAAAAAAATGTTCCTCTAAGTTTATTTCATTCAATGATTCGGGTAAACTTCGAGGGTGCCAGGGTGCCCGCATTATTTGACCTACAGCATAACTGTGGAATGGTAAGGAGCTATGGATGATCCGGCTTTCTACTATTTGTCTCATGTTCATTTTGATGAGCTAGATGCACTTGGGGTATTACATCACACGCGTTACTTGATACACCTAGAAAGGGCGCAGCAGGCGTTTTTCCAAGATCTTCTGGGCGT
Protein-coding regions in this window:
- a CDS encoding ATP-dependent helicase gives rise to the protein MAFPSFQNFSKPPVPADLPPIDFRAELNDEQYEAVTAPKGPCLVLAGAGSGKTRTLTYRVAYLLHKGVAPWNILLLTFTNKAAKEMLDRVEDLTGVSKKQFWGGTFHSIGNRLLRKFGDSVELKSSFNIMDQDDAHGLLSAVIKDLDKDFLKNKSNPKPAVIHSLISYARNTGQDPAILAQERYGLFSPQLPGSIKLFAEAYEKQKKADQVADYDDLLTEWLRLLKEDETARVYCQNQFRYVLVDEYQDTNYLQSAIVDTVAGEHNIMAVGDDAQCIYTWRGADFDNILTFPQRHPETRIIKIETNYRSTPEILKMANAVLANQPAGSGYAKTLVPVREANMTPVIMPFVDTQQQARWVIHRLSALHEEGRSLGDVAILYRSHFHAMELQMELSKAGVPFIITSGVRFFEQAHVRDLTAQLRFIVNPLDYTAFLRFIKLLPKVGDVSARKLHTLIRELAEKNEVSGASILLNNAIIAKAPKDAREEYIQLAQTLTDAYHMMQEGEDPSAITAAIHHGWYADYLIRSYDNADQRQEDLESLAQFARQYENINELLAELVLLSSETGDKSSDDSDEDKVRLTTIHQAKGLEYPVVIVIGCADSLFPTRRSIEEDNMDEERRLFYVALTRAMDELYLTYPLLSLGRGPATRLAPSRFIEELPSYTFEFIRQRPTRSPW
- the proB gene encoding glutamate 5-kinase, which codes for MASIRENIQRVVIKCGTGILTRGIGELDTERIYHFCDQIADLRRRNIDVIVVSSGSIGLGMGTLGLNARPTENIPLLQACAAIGQSTLIDTWRKGLDRHKIRGAQVLLTHDAVRERERHINTRNMLDMLLSRGIVPIINENDSVSAEEIKFGDNDVLSALVASFTKADQLFILSTAPGLIDITGTGKVVPVVDEISKEIEGMAGTTASPTAVGGMISKITAAGIATRSGCGVFIGSGRLDHILSLWFDTPLNPPEGTFFVPHGDAIGSRKRWIAFFEKPKGKVTVDAGAREALVNKQSSLLAKGVTHVDGEFSINDVVEIIDSRGQPFARGISQFSHIHLQQIAGLSTTDIQSIFPRRRRLEVVHRDTMVVL
- a CDS encoding 23S rRNA (pseudouridine(1915)-N(3))-methyltransferase RlmH, with the protein product MEWHLFTIGKPSLSYARDGYETYAKRIQRWARIHHQPLRKSQQIEESNQLLSKSTGMLRIALDERGESLTTRQWSERIRDLHDRNVGSRRFAFLVGGADGHTEELCQSADAVWSLSSLTLQHELALVVLAEQIYRVHSLWEGMPYHRD
- the pdxA gene encoding 4-hydroxythreonine-4-phosphate dehydrogenase PdxA, whose product is MRDLKPIAVTCGDPAGVGPEVIAHWLADNPQHHNDICIIGPSHWTRQHRVSNSVQAVSVGDKEYIIHPGEPDTAGAAIARDALYEAATGIIAGKYRAVVTGPIAKSWMQQVGFDYPGHTEFFADQWGGEPTMAFTGKYMRIALVTWHCPLNRVGKEITFAGLERAVRNLHFLLTSEGKPEPRIAVCGVNPHAGEGGMLGNDEVSRLNPWLNDLRPEFPGLSECLPGDTVFWRHLKGDFDGVIAMYHDQGLGPLKTVEFDSAVNITLGLPHVRTSPDHGTGFSIAGKNLATTTSFDAAFKMALRLSA
- a CDS encoding UMP kinase; translation: MSDESSGNPTPKYKRIILKLSGEALLNKATGEPIDPEILENICREVKEVYELGVEIGIVIGGGNIFRGLSGTERGIDRSNGDHMGMLATVINGLALMDCLEKMDVTVRVMSAIGIDRLAERFILRRAVRHLEKKRVIVLVSGTGNPYFSTDTCAALRASEIGADMLMKATNVDGIYDKDPKKYDDAVKYDHITYLQALQERINVMDSTAFSLCMENKMPIMVFGIKEENAILRAVMGEKIGTLCTDG
- a CDS encoding low molecular weight phosphotyrosine protein phosphatase, translated to MSLYRVLFVCMGNICRSPAGECVFREFVQKSQSPDSVEVDSAGTIGYHTGNAPDHRMQAAGKRRGYEIRGSARQVEIEDFQRFDLIIAMDRDNFSDLSRLRSAAGEDAAELRTFCSFSPEKDTLDIPDPYYGGGEGFERVLDLIESGCPQILQHALADGVGD
- a CDS encoding NAD+ synthase; translation: MRIGIAQINTIVGDLAGNCEKMTQAYLDLVAQGAAIVVFPELVTCGYPPRDLLFKSRFIQDVETYTAQFQQVVGDIPAAVGTVIRNRTKQGRPCHNAVLMMQNGTVINTTCKSLLPTYDVFDEDRYFEPGTENPIITLDGKRIGITICEDIWKHPDIPTSQRYQTDPVQRLADAKVDLIINCSASPWHLAKDRFRVDLVKDAAQKARASLVYCNAVGGNDELIFDGKSFVVDAQGKLLGSAPAFSEALTVIDTEEPSEDYGHVTAPDDMEDLLAALTLGLLDYAHKTGFSKALIGLSGGIDSALTAAIAARALGPENVIGISLPSSISSQHSRDDAAALAKNLGIEYHPVPITDLVKSATTALQPLFAGLEADVTEENIQARSRGLLLMAMSNKFRALLLTTGNKSELAVGYCTLYGDMCGGLAVISDVPKTIVFELSRHVNREREIIPWNTITKPPSAELRPDQKDEDSLPAYDILDAILERYVESGLSTEEIIADGYDTEVVKDVVRKVDLNEYKRKQAAPGLKVTPLAFGVGRRIPIVQKYVS
- a CDS encoding HAD-IB family phosphatase, producing the protein MGKQLLILDCDSTLTSIEGVDELARLKGEAVFQASEALTNQAMDGEVAVEDVFGKRLQLIQPSLEHCLRVGESYIEEVEPTALELVRAAREAGWDLIILSGGFTKVIEPLARYLGIDHIEAVPLFFNIDGSYNGFDETYPTTRSGGKPEIINELKEDLKPQRIVMVGDGVSDLETQEYVDRFVGFGRFMARDRVKLKARYFVESLSAVIPLLDF
- the frr gene encoding ribosome recycling factor, with product MDADEIILKADDGMSKATEFTQKEFANIHTGKASPSMVDGISVEAYGSTVKLRDISAITTPDSRLIKIQPWDQSVIKDVERAIIAANLGFNPNVMGQSIQVPIPELSKERRQDLVKVAHGIAEEGRVRARQVRRDAMDSLKAAEKAKEISEDDLKRFEKDVQKLTDTATAAIADQLKKKEADLMTV